TTACTTGTTACATGTTATTTCAAATGGGACTTTGGGGTGTTATTTATTAGTCTGTATACCGTATGCTTGTGTATTCTAGTCTCCCGATttgatatataaatatatatccaTGTACCTGTGCATGTACACAAACGTATGCACATGTATGCTAAATGCAGAGCCATCAAATGTGTAGGAAACACATTCCAGGAAATGTGCAACGATTGTTGCATGACAAACCTATGCCTTAAAAGACATTCAAAATGAGTTGGTCATCTCACCAGTGATAAACATTtatgaaagtctcaaagcaaccaaacactGAATGTACAAAATGACAATGTTATTTTTGCATTTAGATCAGCGttttattttaattgtatttaagaGACACTGGTTGGTCGTCCACTGGTCTGGCAGACTGCTGCACACTGCTGGGACTCCTCCtgaggctgtctgtctggacccAAAACCTCCCGTTTTAGCTGATACTGGCTGCCAGAGGACATGACTTCTGGGTGCTCTGCCAGAGGACCCGTcagcagggggtgggagggaacaGTAGAGACTGGCTTGGGGATGTCAGTCTCTGAGCAAAGGATCAATGGCCTTAACTCAGAGAGGAAAAGTGCCATTGTCTGGGCCAGTGTGCTGGGAAATGACCAAGCGACTCTCATGACTGGGGGACAGGTTTATGACTGGATGCAGTAGATCTCTTTTAAGGTGCTCTTAGGGAAGGGGAAGACCTACGTTACTGTTCAGGGGGGTTGGCGGCCATGTTCTCCAACCATTTTTCTTTGTTCcttcatttttctttctttttttgtctgtaTTTCATAATGTGTAAGGGCCACAGTAACCCTTCAGGAGTGTGCGTTATCTGTGGCAATCACTAGTCAGATGTTCCCTCTTGCCAGTTGTAAACAATCTCTCTTTTGAATTTTATACAAATATTTATTCCTCAGCTGTAGAATGTTGTAGATGTCTGCTGTTGGTTACTAAGGAAGATTACCGAGTGATGAGTCCCTATTCTATTACATGACGAACAATCATGTCTAGACTCTACCTTGAGTTACCAGGAACATGCGACCATGTGAGTAGGTTCTGGTTGGTCACTGTTGAAGCCTACCAAGATTACACCAGCTAGTGCTGTTATCAGCTGCTGTGGTTGCTCTTGTGGTAATGTTATAAATCTGGATGGAGCAATTCTATcaagttttatttttataatcTTGAACAAGCCTGTATAATAACATTTTACACATCTGCTACTGTATATATCAGACAATTTGTATCATTATAATGATGGTGAGGATAAAGATGAGGCATGTTGTCAAATGAAGACTGAGGTTTTAACAGTATGAAGGTGCAGAATGTCCCTAGTGTTAATCAGGGCCAGAATGATGACAGCTCCCTCGCAATTAACCATTCCATTTCAGATTTCTGATGTATTCCttttaatttttattttgttatatTTAAAAGTTAAATCAGCCAAATTATTTCAATGTTCTGTAAACCTTGGTGAAAAGCCAATTTCCTTTCTTATCCTGATGTATATGACACACTGTGACACGTCTTTCTAATTAATGCACCAAAACGATTCCTTTCAACGTtatcacaaaacaaacacacaaaaaatacattttatgttCAACTTGATATATTTTTCTCATTTGTATTTTTCACGTATAAATCTTTTCTAGGATGATGCCAGTTTAGTTTTTAGATGTCATAAACATTATTTTGTCTTTTCCTTTTTTACCACAAGGTGTCAAACTGAACAGGTTAGAATCAGTACAAGCCAATGAGAGCTTTTGTGGCATTGTCTCAATAAAGATGAACAAGCTATTGTCCCATCAGTGTCGTGTGgtgatgtttgtgtgagtgatggGTTCAACAGCACAGGAGCGACCAGGCTGGAATTGTTCCTGCTGAGCCACCATTGTCAAGGGGGCTCTGTTCAAGGCTCCTTGTTAGGGCATTGTGCCACTCAGAGAAATCAACACCACATAAATGGTAATGCACTGTGCTTTCACAATAACCAGTGTGTTGGCACCGACTGACTGCATTATTCAAATGGTTTGAGGGAAGATGTTCCACAACAAACAGCAGCAGCGGCCCTGAAAGGAAATGGGTCAAACATAACCAACGAAGGGAACCATGACTGGTGAGATATATGATCATTGAATATTGGCGGAATGGTTTCAAGTAGGGTTTCCCAAATACATGACATAATACCGTATGGCTGTTGTGCTCCTAGAGAACATGATTGGGATGCTCTCTGGTCTTTTAGGAGCGTGTCTTCCTCTGCCTGTAGCGTCCAGAAGCAGCTGGAAGGTGGTTTGGCTCCCAGGAGgtccctttaacccttgtgttatattcgggtcattctgacccatcagtcgttgtgacccaccgtcgtattgcgacaactttaccgcatacaaaaacaaagtgaagcattttcttataaccgttgggctgtctcagaccccccacattgcgagagttaaaagaaaattatttttatttctttatgaattgagtaaaattgggtaaacacaacgatggttcgttatgaacctttgggtcatgtgacccgaaggcagcacaagggttaaaagggtCCTCCCCTGATATCTGCTCTACAATTCATATGGGTTCACTCAGCCTTTATCGGATTACATCTTGTCTTGGTCCAGGACCATTCCTGAAAACAGAAGCCATCTCATTATCATCATAACAGATGTGTAGCTAGAGAGACCCTGGACAGATTTGCAGAGAGAAACAATTTGGTTATGTTGTGGAAGCTTTCAGTTCCCTGAAACTTTCTCAAACACCATGCATCTTTGGATGTAACAAAGTGTAGATTGGATCACCCTGGGGCCCTGACAAGCAGGGTTTAATGCCATTTATTAAAAGATGCTAAACCTGAGTCTAAAAGCAAAGAATACTAAAAATGTCAAATACTAATACAGCCAAATAACCTGTCCCAGAGTTACCCCCCCCAACCTAAATGAGCGCATACTAGTAATATATATTTTCATTCTCTCTGCTTGGTCCCCATGCTTTGTGGAGGGCTTCAGTCACCGTCTGTATCCTGTGTGGATAATCCTTCATTGTCAGGCTATTGTCATTGGTCAAATACTGTGTTGTCCTCCGACAGTCTTGTCATCCGGTCAACTTTGTACCACAGACGTCTTTAAAAAGACGCTAGCGGCTTTCTTATAAAATCTTAAAAACCTCTCATTTTATGAACCCTCATGCACGGAGATTACAAATATTAAAGGGAGTGGCCACCTGTGAAGATAACTCCATACCAAGTCTTACAAACATTCGTCCAGCCAAGCACGATGGACTCGAGACACAGACTTCAACTCGAAGTTTGAACGGACCTTCCGATCTCGGAGGCCCTCTGAGACGCGAGGGCCATCGACTTCCTGCGCTGCGCGGCGGATATGGCGACAGCCTCCGTGATGCCGTGGAAGCTGTCCGTGTCCTGGGAGTCCTCGCTGTTCTGGGACTTGGTGCTGTCCTGCGAGTCGGGCTTCTGCCTCAGCGAGCGCAtctgctcctccttcagctccagGTAGGAGCGGGAGAAGGTGTGGAAGATGGAGGTGACGGGGAACGCCATGAGCAGGATGCCGCTCAGGATGCTGGACAGCGCCACCACCTGGCCGGGGATGCTGCGCGGCACCATGTCCCCGTAGCCCACCGTCGTCATGGAGATGACCGCCCACCAGTAGCTTCCCGGGATGCTGGTGAACTCCTGCTTGGCCCCCAGCTCGCTCTCGGCCAGGAACACCAGCGGCGAGAACAGCGCCATGGcgacacacaggaacaggaggAGCAGGCCGAACTCGCGCGTGCATCTCCTGACGGTCAGGCCCAGCGTCTGCAGGCCCAGGGAGTGTCTGGCCAGGCGCATGACATAGAAGATCCTCAAGGCTCGCAGCACCCTCAGCACCAAGCCCACCTTCTCCAGGTAGTTGTTCCCGGAGCCGCTGGGCTTCTCTCCCACGGACAGAGAGTCCACGATGAGGGTGACGTAGTAGGGCAGGATGGCCATGACGTCGATGATGTTGAGGGGCGTTCGCAGGAACACGCACTTGCTCGGCGTCTGGATGAAGCGGAGCAGGAACTCCAGGGAGAACCAGGCCACGCACACCGTCTCCAGGACGAAGATGTTGCGACATCTCTGAGAGCACTCGCCCTGGGAGGGacgacacacaaacaacagacaGCGCTGAGTTAGGCGATGACGAGTCAACTTTAACGGGCCCACGTTGCAACAGGGTACATGTCTGCTATTCTATATGGTGGTAGTATTGCTGAAAGTGAATGTGAGCGTTGTTGAAGGAAATGGGGTTTAAAATGGGCCGATGCATTAAGAACAATTTTGGGGAGAGCCCTCATGTCATGCCTTGTCTGAGTGACTGGTATTCACAGCTCATTAAGAGATTTTGGGGATAAGAAAACTATTGCCATATGATCAAATCTTTCATTTACTTCGGACGCACTGAATCAGCACCAATCCCTTTAATGTAAGCAATTTTCCAGCCTGTGTGAAACGAGCATCATCAATTTTTGAAAGTCTAATTACATGTGATTAATGGGTTATGATTTGAACAGTCCCAGAAGATTAAGAGTGTTGTGTGAGcaggcatgcgtgtgtgtgcgtgtgcgtgtgtgtccataGAGGTTCAGTGTTTTACATCCATTTGTCCCCAGTCCTCTGTAACAACTTATTGTTAACTTATTGTCTACAGTCTTTGTTATGAATTTTTTTGAGAACATTTCTTTTTCAATATGTTCTCTGCATGGTAAGCATATGTTGCTCTGCtaaagaacaaagaaaaaacTGATGAATATTAATACAAAATTACTACCATTAAAAGATGCTAAACAGAAAGCCCACACAATCTCATACACTATATTGCAtatgtactgtaggctactgtatacACTGTGTGCATACCCAGAGAAATTAAGTAGGCTGCATCTGTATTCTAagacagaagaaaagaaaacagagcTTGGGGACTGTTTTTATTTCACTAAATGTGATTTAGGCAGCGCTGTATGAGCGAAGCTGTGTTGGCAGAAGACATCAGCGAAATGATAATTCACAAAAGAGCCAAGGAGTTGTATCCCGACTCACAGCACAAGCCTTCCACGTCTGTTCATCCAACAGACTGCCAGTGCTTTATAGGTACAAAGTATGTCACCAAATAGAATGTGTGGGCTAcgtgtttgtgtatttatgtgtgtacaatatgtgtgtatgtccatgtgACATTTATAATAGAAGTAAATGAAGCAGTATGGCTAAGTCAAATTTGGTCAGAACATGGAACATTTAGTTTAGTGGTTCACTACTGCCGTCCTTTGATAGGAGAGCTTTCTAGCCGAGTATTGTTTGTATGCTAGGTTCCATAACAAATGTTCTGCTGTACACTGAGCTCTTGTAAATCAAATTAAAAACACACAATTATCCGTTCCGGCGAGAACAGGACTCTGACCCCCACTGCTCTGTAGACAAGCACACCCAAACAGCCGGAAGGATACCAGCAACCTCTGATCTTCAAGATGGGTGAGTGGGCATGATTTACAAACAGGCTTTGTGCTTAGTGCAGGCTCTTTCCATGGAACAAAGAAGCTTTTAATGGATTTACCCTATTTACCACTCCCATTTTATTCACCTCACTGGCCTTTACTGGGAGATGGCCGAGTGTGAGTGGTAATATTACTCTGGCAGCCATATTGGATTTCAtggcttttctctcttttcatcatTTATCGTCTCATCAACCAGGAAGAGTTCAGAGCTAACAGCTTTTCAGCACTGCTGTAAATATTTCTACCACTGCTGTAAATATTTCTACCACCAGTACTTCAGTGTTAATCAATGAAGCCTGAAATAAATCCAATCCTCATCATTCAGAGCCTCGCATAGATGATTCATTTTCAGCAGACAGCTACATCCATATAACAGCATGTTGGTAAACAGTTCTGTACAACCAGCCCAGCTGCAAGTGTGAGTGTAGAAGCAACCTGAGCTGTGTCAGACAGAGTTGACACTGGTGAAGTGGTTAAAATATTCTAGGTTTTTTACCAATTTCTCAAAGTTTGAAACAGCACTGAAACTCAGCAAAGTTTGAAGCAAAGTGTTTGTGAGAATTCAGAATGACGGAGACTCCGACAAACATGAGCAAGATCCCGGGATCACACTGGAATGTTTCTCCGGACATTCGTCTCATCTATTTTCCCAATTATTTGATGAGGTTCTGCCATTGGTACAATACTTGTTGGTCACAGAATACATTATGATTGCAGGTGCCTTTTTACATAGAAAACTCTCCCACTTCTTTAGGCCTGCTCTTGCCTTGAAGACCAGCTGCTAGGTTCTGGGCATGGGGCCATAACTATGCTTGCTGATAGCTGGACCTTGTAGTTTTCTATGAAAGAAGCATATATACTTCTCTCGCACTCAGACCCTAATTATCCAGATTTTCACATTTTGGGCTTAATATCTTCTACATTTTAGTGGTAATACtcatcagtcaacagctttgcatctggttttcagtaatatagCATATACAAGTAAAGAAAAATTGATTaagaggttcattttcaatcatataactccataatcattacccatcttcataattacaacagtgtgatgttttttccacaacacTGGAGGTTCAGCACACCACTGCGTACGAACGCCTCATTTCACTgtcttgtgtgtgagtgggtatgCGCATGCGTGTGGTTTCCTGTGTTTAAAATGACCCTGCCAGAGAAGTCTAATCTGTCTTAGAAATTCTCATGAGAATCTGTTTCTATCATTCTCTAAATCATGGATATTTTCTTTGGAAGAGGCTTAATATGCAACCACGAAGGATAAATGAATTTAGGAGCATCTCTTCAAATCCATTCCAATATGCATTCTGTTTGTCCTCATTTATTCGTTTCTCAATACACTGAAATAACTTATAGAACTCATACTAAATTCCATTATTCAGGACATTGGCTCTGGTCCAAGCAGTCTTTCTGCCTGTCAACTTTTATTTACAAGGGTTGGATTTTGgcccgggggggtggggggctggaggaaggCCTGTCCCGTGCATCCCtctgcagccagccagccagccagccagccagcctgcctgccagcctgccagcctgccagccagccagccagccagccagccagcctgccagcctgccagccagccagccagcctgccagcctgccagccagccagccagcctgccagcctgccagccagcctgccagcctgccagcctgccagccagccaagcTTACAGTCAAGTCAAACTGGCTGCTGCCCTCTGAGGTTCTATTCAGCCAGAAGTATTCTGGCTGTGGTCAGCTGCTTGGGCATCCCAGGCCTATCTCAGCTCCCCGAGCTGTGCTCCTGCACCATGACGGACAGACAACACTGCTGCTCGCTGAcactgggtgtttgtgtgtgttcatagaaagaaagagagggaggtagagagcaaTATATATGACTACAGTAGCGCTTACATCAAATCCGgcaagaaagagaggcagaattATGGTTGCTGTTTACAAGAATGTGCAGTTCCACTCATTTTAGCACCTGGGAACAGTTGAAGCCATGTGTTACTATAAATGAGCTATTCACTTACACCCCAAATCTCTCACACTGTGTGAAGCTTTGGATATACACTGGACCTAGAACTGATTGAGCAGGATTGTCATCGCCACAACAGTATACCACACAGTTTACAACAGTCAAACACCGGATTCTGAAACCTGATCACAAATGATGATCAGATCCCTGCACTTTAGTAATACCACTGCAAATAACAcagaccctctctcctcttcagttGACCCTATTGACTGTACCTCAGATCCAGAACCCCCCATTAATCAAGGGAGACCTATATTTACGGCTCCATCTTCATTCGGAGT
Above is a window of Osmerus mordax isolate fOsmMor3 chromosome 18, fOsmMor3.pri, whole genome shotgun sequence DNA encoding:
- the kcng2 gene encoding potassium voltage-gated channel subfamily G member 2 isoform X1, whose product is MYQEVAFLAGSTEHQFTTYHFNPLESTQEVSSAKGLFYKRVQLLPQPWPRPQPQPQPQPQPQPQLKQEDQDLDHADSAAIINVGGIKYRIPWSTLEEFPLTRLGKLRGCSNLEEIMDVCDDYDGARNEYFFDRSPSAFRTIVTFLAAGKLRLLREMCALSFQEELAYWGVEEASLEWCCLRKLRLRQEEQRAQQRLEDEEAELTSPQSCEESQQPPGVGGPEESRKAGCMRRLRDMVENPQSGLPGKIFACLSVVFVAITAVTLCVSTMPDLREEEERGECSQRCRNIFVLETVCVAWFSLEFLLRFIQTPSKCVFLRTPLNIIDVMAILPYYVTLIVDSLSVGEKPSGSGNNYLEKVGLVLRVLRALRIFYVMRLARHSLGLQTLGLTVRRCTREFGLLLLFLCVAMALFSPLVFLAESELGAKQEFTSIPGSYWWAVISMTTVGYGDMVPRSIPGQVVALSSILSGILLMAFPVTSIFHTFSRSYLELKEEQMRSLRQKPDSQDSTKSQNSEDSQDTDSFHGITEAVAISAAQRRKSMALASQRASEIGRSVQTSS
- the kcng2 gene encoding potassium voltage-gated channel subfamily G member 2 isoform X2 — translated: MYQEVAFLAGSTEHQFTTYHFNPLESTQEVSSAKGLFYKRPQPQPQPQLKQEDQDLDHADSAAIINVGGIKYRIPWSTLEEFPLTRLGKLRGCSNLEEIMDVCDDYDGARNEYFFDRSPSAFRTIVTFLAAGKLRLLREMCALSFQEELAYWGVEEASLEWCCLRKLRLRQEEQRAQQRLEDEEAELTSPQSCEESQQPPGVGGPEESRKAGCMRRLRDMVENPQSGLPGKIFACLSVVFVAITAVTLCVSTMPDLREEEERGECSQRCRNIFVLETVCVAWFSLEFLLRFIQTPSKCVFLRTPLNIIDVMAILPYYVTLIVDSLSVGEKPSGSGNNYLEKVGLVLRVLRALRIFYVMRLARHSLGLQTLGLTVRRCTREFGLLLLFLCVAMALFSPLVFLAESELGAKQEFTSIPGSYWWAVISMTTVGYGDMVPRSIPGQVVALSSILSGILLMAFPVTSIFHTFSRSYLELKEEQMRSLRQKPDSQDSTKSQNSEDSQDTDSFHGITEAVAISAAQRRKSMALASQRASEIGRSVQTSS